A single genomic interval of Sceloporus undulatus isolate JIND9_A2432 ecotype Alabama chromosome 2, SceUnd_v1.1, whole genome shotgun sequence harbors:
- the LOC121920252 gene encoding ephrin type-A receptor 1-like → MVTNLILDRRNESSLSVTWLPTRHRSQVPISYEVMYFEKGEEKLYTVQHLQEPKVTLGNLQPDTAYLLRVRSVTPSGDGPYSQEQEFRTLPQGSPFHTG, encoded by the exons ATGGTGACTAATCTCATCCTGGACAGACGGAATGAGAGCAGCCTCTCAGTGACTTGGCTGCCAACTCGGCATCGCAGTCAGGTCCCTATCAGCTACGAGGTCATGTACTTTGAGAAG GGAGAGGAGAAGCTCTATACTGTCCAACACCTCCAAGAACCCAAAGTGACCTTGGGAAACTTGCAACCTGACACAGCATACCTGTTGCGCGTGCGCTCCGTCACACCATCAGGAGATGGTCCGTATTCCCAGGAACAGGAATTCCGCACCCTTCCACAAGGTAGCCCTTTTCACACAGGGTGA